Proteins encoded by one window of Martelella endophytica:
- a CDS encoding ABC transporter substrate-binding protein — MTRKIVTSVSRRHFLAGASALAAFAVTGAGRAFAQQFDIPAPIGDFSADGPFRWLDSGDQKATFYKAFFPEYAKARDIEVVYDGLPWNEINQVLPLGIRNGNAQDVFNLPLNMPPAYAVNEGWVQPYDDLIPDIETWKKGFPDGAFLEGLNVFDGKTYGLPYTSARVTSAMTLYNKKYLNDAGFDPEATPLTWDTFREAANKVTEMNAGRAFGFILGGNQVNRWWDITRTLAQSNGLACGDTSIGNGMDFRTGEIVFDADEIVGAIELLLAMKADGSIFPGVMSLNAPQARAMTPQGAAGIILQGPWNIPQWERESPNFDFGVAPPPGSGSPLFVGSLASTSNTMFIYSKSKNASVAADMFHYLGTEEGQIAWGNVVGASDPPIFPAAVEQSTMSDRSKKALQMFQNGIRIAPNPFARNPELAAVASIYQEPTPNAPQTIQGLFTGQTTDIKGELTKLVSATNKALDAAFETAKSNGANVSRDDLVFPNWDPSKDYVAADYEQL, encoded by the coding sequence ATGACCCGGAAAATTGTCACCTCGGTCAGCCGCCGCCATTTTCTGGCGGGCGCGTCTGCTCTAGCCGCCTTCGCGGTCACAGGCGCCGGCCGCGCCTTTGCGCAGCAATTCGATATTCCCGCACCGATCGGCGATTTCAGCGCCGATGGCCCATTCCGCTGGCTCGACAGCGGCGACCAGAAGGCGACCTTCTACAAGGCGTTCTTCCCCGAATATGCCAAGGCGCGCGATATCGAAGTCGTCTATGACGGCCTGCCCTGGAACGAGATCAACCAGGTCCTGCCGCTTGGTATCCGTAACGGCAATGCGCAGGATGTGTTCAACCTGCCGCTCAACATGCCGCCGGCCTATGCCGTCAACGAAGGCTGGGTGCAGCCCTACGACGACCTGATTCCGGATATCGAAACCTGGAAGAAGGGCTTCCCGGATGGCGCTTTCCTCGAGGGTCTCAACGTCTTCGACGGCAAGACCTATGGCTTGCCCTATACTTCGGCTCGCGTCACTTCGGCGATGACGCTCTACAACAAGAAATACCTCAACGATGCCGGTTTCGATCCGGAAGCGACGCCACTGACCTGGGATACGTTCCGCGAGGCCGCCAACAAGGTGACCGAGATGAACGCCGGCCGGGCCTTCGGCTTCATCCTCGGCGGCAACCAGGTCAATCGCTGGTGGGACATCACCCGCACGCTGGCCCAGTCGAACGGCCTTGCCTGCGGTGATACCTCCATCGGCAACGGCATGGATTTCCGCACCGGCGAAATCGTCTTCGATGCGGATGAGATCGTCGGCGCGATCGAACTCCTTCTGGCGATGAAGGCCGATGGCTCGATCTTCCCCGGCGTCATGAGCCTCAACGCGCCGCAGGCGCGTGCGATGACGCCACAGGGCGCGGCTGGCATCATTCTGCAGGGACCGTGGAACATTCCGCAATGGGAGCGCGAAAGCCCGAACTTCGACTTCGGCGTTGCTCCGCCGCCCGGCTCCGGCAGCCCGCTGTTCGTCGGATCGCTGGCATCGACGTCGAACACGATGTTCATCTATTCGAAATCGAAGAACGCTTCCGTTGCTGCGGACATGTTCCATTACCTCGGGACCGAGGAAGGGCAGATCGCCTGGGGCAATGTCGTTGGCGCATCCGACCCGCCGATCTTCCCGGCGGCGGTCGAGCAGTCCACCATGTCGGATCGTTCGAAGAAGGCGCTGCAGATGTTCCAGAACGGCATCCGCATCGCGCCGAATCCTTTCGCGCGCAATCCGGAGCTGGCGGCCGTCGCCAGCATCTATCAGGAGCCGACCCCGAACGCGCCGCAGACCATCCAGGGCCTGTTCACCGGGCAGACCACGGATATCAAGGGTGAGCTGACCAAGCTGGTCTCCGCCACCAACAAGGCGCTCGATGCGGCGTTCGAGACCGCCAAGAGCAATGGTGCAAATGTCAGCCGCGACGATCTGGTGTTCCCGAACTGGGATCCGTCCAAGGATTATGTCGCCGCCGACTACGAGCAGCTCTGA
- a CDS encoding carbohydrate ABC transporter permease, producing MADTNLSGSPSQRLGARIWASRTDYLFLVPGMLIFGAFILYPIFASEYFSLLNWSGFDANAKFVGLANYAELLQDSFFWNAFKRSFIFTLSTVPAQMFVSLIFAIILNNKLLKLSALFRTLIFLPVVTPVAVIGIVMTIMLSPFNGPINMGLLDLRLLARPLDFLGDPKLVLWTLAAIYVWKWVGVTMVYWLAALQTVPAELYEACKLDGVKGWQVTLYVVMPMIMPFAIVIALISAISALNVFPLIQSMTQGGPYFASEVMEVYIFRYAFATAGAIPRLGYASAAGVFFGLSIMGLTLLQIFAVRHLRNRERTNAA from the coding sequence ATGGCCGACACCAACCTGTCAGGAAGTCCGTCGCAGCGCCTTGGTGCGCGCATATGGGCGAGCCGAACCGACTATCTTTTCCTTGTTCCCGGCATGCTGATTTTCGGGGCGTTCATTCTCTACCCGATCTTCGCCTCCGAATATTTTTCGCTGCTCAACTGGTCTGGTTTCGACGCGAACGCGAAATTCGTCGGTCTCGCGAACTATGCCGAGCTTTTGCAGGACAGTTTCTTCTGGAACGCCTTCAAGCGCTCCTTCATCTTCACGCTCAGCACTGTGCCGGCGCAGATGTTCGTGTCGCTGATCTTCGCGATCATCCTCAACAACAAGCTCCTGAAGCTCTCCGCGCTGTTCCGCACGCTGATCTTCCTGCCGGTCGTCACCCCGGTTGCCGTCATCGGCATCGTGATGACGATCATGCTGTCGCCGTTCAACGGGCCGATCAACATGGGCCTGCTCGACCTCAGGCTGCTCGCCCGTCCGCTTGATTTCCTCGGCGATCCCAAGCTGGTGCTGTGGACGCTCGCCGCGATCTACGTCTGGAAGTGGGTTGGCGTCACCATGGTCTACTGGCTTGCAGCACTGCAGACCGTGCCCGCCGAGCTCTACGAAGCCTGCAAGCTTGACGGCGTCAAGGGCTGGCAGGTGACGCTCTACGTGGTGATGCCGATGATCATGCCGTTCGCGATCGTCATCGCGCTCATCTCGGCCATCAGCGCGCTCAATGTCTTTCCGCTGATCCAGTCGATGACCCAGGGTGGGCCCTATTTCGCCTCGGAAGTGATGGAGGTCTACATCTTCCGCTATGCCTTCGCCACCGCCGGCGCCATACCGCGGCTTGGCTATGCCAGTGCCGCCGGCGTGTTCTTCGGCCTTTCCATCATGGGCCTGACACTGTTGCAGATCTTCGCCGTACGCCATCTGCGCAACCGGGAGCGTACCAATGCCGCGTGA
- a CDS encoding carbohydrate ABC transporter permease — protein sequence MPRDESAAIRQPMISPRARRIVISIILAAICCFWIYPLLWMVSASLKDNAAIFANEGLIPSKPTIANYLRAWKEAHIGAYFFNTVFVTVGSVVIVTISSSMMGYVLGRRRFVGRRLVFALIAFTIFVPQGYTIIPVFDLLTRLGIGQSLWGVMLATCGGSFVIFVLLFAGYFSQIPNELEEAAKMDGVSFIKTFWYVMLPLSKPIVVTVIVMQTLYAWNDFLLPLVVTLANPAIRTLSVGVYAFRGENFIDWGGMTAASTISILPVVILFLFLQRYFIDGLAGAVKG from the coding sequence ATGCCGCGTGATGAAAGCGCCGCTATCCGGCAGCCGATGATATCGCCCCGCGCCCGCCGCATCGTCATCTCGATCATTCTGGCCGCGATCTGCTGCTTCTGGATCTATCCGCTGTTGTGGATGGTCTCGGCCTCGCTCAAGGACAATGCCGCGATCTTCGCCAATGAGGGGCTGATCCCGAGCAAGCCGACGATCGCGAATTATCTCAGGGCGTGGAAGGAAGCGCATATCGGCGCCTACTTCTTCAACACCGTCTTCGTTACCGTCGGTTCGGTGGTCATCGTGACGATCTCGTCGTCGATGATGGGCTATGTGCTCGGGCGACGACGTTTCGTCGGACGCCGGCTGGTGTTCGCGCTGATCGCCTTCACCATCTTCGTGCCGCAGGGCTACACCATCATCCCGGTGTTCGATCTTCTGACCCGGCTTGGCATCGGTCAGTCGCTCTGGGGCGTGATGCTTGCCACCTGCGGCGGTTCATTCGTCATCTTCGTGCTGCTGTTCGCCGGCTATTTCAGCCAGATCCCGAACGAGCTCGAAGAGGCTGCCAAGATGGATGGCGTCAGCTTCATCAAGACCTTCTGGTACGTGATGCTGCCGCTTTCCAAGCCGATCGTCGTGACCGTGATCGTCATGCAGACGCTCTATGCCTGGAACGACTTCCTGCTGCCATTGGTGGTCACCCTTGCCAATCCCGCTATCCGCACGCTCTCGGTCGGTGTCTATGCCTTCCGTGGCGAGAACTTCATCGACTGGGGCGGCATGACGGCGGCCTCGACCATCTCCATCCTTCCGGTGGTGATCCTGTTCCTGTTCCTGCAGCGCTACTTCATCGACGGCCTCGCCGGCGCGGTGAAGGGCTGA
- a CDS encoding ABC transporter ATP-binding protein produces MTGVSLKNIKKAYGSVEVIHGVDIEIEKGEFVVFVGPSGCGKSTLLRMIAGLEEISGGDLHIHGQRVNNVDPSNRGVAMVFQTYALYPHMTVDQNMGFGLRMNGTPKAEVAKRVNEAARILQIEELLDRKPKQLSGGQRQRVAIGRAIVRHPQVFLFDEPLSNLDAELRVATRLEIAKLHQQLAGSTMIYVTHDQVEAMTLADKIVVLRKGRVEQIGAPMELYENPQNLFVAGFIGSPKMNFLDLEAGGGGAFRLKDGSAVALSGANASQAAVLGVRADQIRLVAPGAGNFDGTVSVVERLGDAEFVYIRTAWDQELVVRVDGGSNTPEGATIGLALSGKTHVFDGDGKALSGLAPIPA; encoded by the coding sequence ATGACTGGCGTCAGTCTCAAGAATATCAAGAAAGCCTATGGCAGCGTCGAAGTCATCCACGGCGTCGACATCGAAATCGAAAAGGGCGAGTTCGTCGTCTTCGTCGGCCCGTCCGGCTGCGGCAAGTCGACCCTTCTCCGGATGATCGCAGGCCTGGAGGAAATCTCCGGCGGCGACCTCCATATCCACGGCCAGCGGGTCAACAATGTCGATCCGTCGAACCGCGGCGTCGCCATGGTGTTCCAGACCTATGCGCTCTATCCGCACATGACGGTCGACCAGAACATGGGCTTCGGCCTCAGGATGAACGGCACACCCAAGGCCGAAGTCGCCAAACGCGTGAACGAGGCGGCGCGGATCCTGCAGATCGAGGAGCTGCTCGACCGCAAGCCGAAACAGCTTTCCGGCGGCCAGCGCCAGCGCGTCGCCATCGGCCGTGCCATCGTGCGCCATCCGCAGGTCTTCCTGTTCGATGAACCGCTTTCGAACCTCGACGCCGAGCTGCGCGTGGCGACGAGGCTGGAGATTGCCAAGCTGCACCAGCAACTCGCCGGCTCGACGATGATCTACGTGACCCACGACCAGGTCGAGGCGATGACGCTTGCCGACAAGATCGTGGTGCTGCGCAAGGGCCGAGTCGAGCAGATCGGCGCTCCGATGGAGCTCTATGAGAACCCGCAGAACCTTTTCGTTGCCGGCTTCATCGGCTCGCCGAAGATGAACTTTCTCGACCTTGAGGCGGGGGGCGGAGGTGCCTTCCGCCTCAAGGACGGCAGCGCCGTGGCTCTTTCCGGAGCCAATGCCTCCCAGGCGGCCGTGCTGGGCGTCCGGGCCGACCAGATCAGATTGGTCGCGCCCGGCGCCGGCAATTTCGACGGCACGGTGAGCGTCGTCGAGCGTCTCGGCGATGCCGAATTCGTCTATATCCGCACCGCCTGGGATCAGGAGCTGGTGGTGCGCGTCGATGGCGGCAGCAATACGCCGGAGGGCGCGACGATCGGCCTCGCCCTTTCCGGGAAGACCCATGTGTTCGACGGTGATGGCAAGGCGCTCAGCGGCCTCGCACCCATTCCCGCCTGA
- a CDS encoding sulfatase family protein: MRPNIIFIMSDDHAARAISAYGGGLNNTPNLDRLANEGMRMDRCYVTNSICTPSRAAIVTGTYNHVNQVTTLDTHIDNRLPNVAKHLRQGGYQTAIFGKWHLGEGRAHEPTGFDQWAVIPGQGVYYDPIFIDRDGPKVHPGYVTDITTDMSIDFIKARDKDRPFFLMCHHKAPHRHFVCDHKHETMYEDDLPLPESFSDDYANRAAAAKEAKMRVKSDMTYEDLGLVQPEGGSEVGELMFPHPNIHVRKVPELKEGETITLIDVRTGEKYTFTDPAKLAEFKYQRYMKRYLRTVQSIDDNVGRLLDYLDEEGLADNTIVIYTSDQGFFLGEHGWFDKRFMYEESLQMPFLVRYPDGIKPGSITRDIATNVDFAPTFLDYAGLTVPSYMQGTSMRPVFDGSAGDDWQDVAYHRYWMHKDVIHNAFAHYGIRTERYKLIYWYNDPLDQIGATAGDEPPEWELFDCEADPFELHNRAGDPEYAAVFRDMLARLDAKMAEIGDVPEHVSSEVLAGLAA; this comes from the coding sequence ATGAGACCCAACATCATCTTCATCATGTCAGACGACCACGCCGCGCGCGCCATCTCTGCCTATGGCGGCGGCCTCAACAATACGCCCAATCTCGACCGTCTGGCGAATGAGGGCATGCGCATGGATCGCTGCTACGTCACCAATTCGATCTGCACGCCGAGCCGGGCCGCGATCGTCACGGGCACCTACAATCACGTCAACCAGGTCACCACGCTCGACACCCACATCGACAACCGCCTGCCCAACGTCGCCAAGCATCTGCGCCAGGGCGGCTACCAGACGGCGATCTTCGGCAAGTGGCATCTGGGCGAGGGCAGGGCGCACGAGCCGACCGGTTTTGACCAATGGGCCGTCATACCGGGGCAGGGCGTCTATTACGACCCGATCTTCATCGATCGCGACGGCCCCAAGGTGCATCCGGGCTATGTCACCGACATCACCACCGATATGAGCATCGACTTCATCAAGGCGCGCGACAAGGACCGGCCGTTCTTTCTGATGTGCCACCACAAGGCGCCCCACCGGCACTTCGTCTGCGATCACAAGCACGAGACGATGTATGAGGACGACCTGCCGCTGCCGGAGAGCTTTTCGGACGACTACGCCAACCGCGCGGCCGCCGCAAAGGAAGCGAAGATGCGGGTCAAGTCCGACATGACCTACGAGGATCTTGGGCTGGTCCAGCCGGAGGGCGGTTCGGAGGTCGGCGAACTGATGTTCCCGCATCCGAACATTCACGTCCGCAAGGTGCCGGAGCTGAAGGAGGGGGAAACCATCACCCTCATCGATGTTCGCACCGGCGAGAAATACACCTTCACCGATCCGGCCAAACTCGCCGAGTTCAAGTACCAGCGCTACATGAAGCGCTACCTGCGCACGGTTCAGTCGATCGACGACAATGTCGGCCGTCTTCTCGATTATCTCGATGAGGAAGGGCTCGCCGACAACACCATCGTCATCTACACCTCCGACCAGGGTTTCTTCCTCGGCGAGCATGGCTGGTTCGACAAGCGCTTCATGTACGAGGAATCGCTGCAGATGCCCTTCCTGGTGCGTTATCCGGACGGTATCAAACCCGGCAGCATCACCAGGGACATTGCCACCAATGTCGACTTCGCCCCGACCTTCCTTGACTATGCGGGCCTCACCGTCCCGAGCTACATGCAGGGCACCAGCATGCGCCCGGTGTTCGACGGCAGCGCCGGCGATGACTGGCAGGATGTCGCCTATCACCGCTACTGGATGCACAAGGACGTCATCCACAACGCCTTCGCCCACTACGGCATCCGCACCGAGCGCTACAAGCTGATCTACTGGTATAACGACCCGCTCGACCAGATCGGCGCGACGGCAGGCGATGAGCCGCCGGAATGGGAACTGTTCGATTGCGAGGCCGACCCCTTCGAACTGCACAACCGCGCCGGCGACCCGGAATATGCAGCCGTCTTCCGCGACATGCTGGCCAGGCTCGACGCCAAGATGGCGGAGATCGGCGATGTTCCGGAGCATGTTTCGAGCGAGGTCCTGGCGGGGCTGGCTGCCTGA
- a CDS encoding pseudouridine synthase: protein MKRGNIRKARTEGGKRVMIARALSKLGYCSRTEAEALVRAGRVSLDGRTVTDPTAWLDLAAARLAVDGKPVAATDRVHLMLNKPRGVVTTRQDPEGRPTVFDCLGGFSDVHISPVGRLDMASEGLLVFTNDTEFAQALLDPETHVAKTYHVQIDRIADDALIGALIAGVEDEGEFLSAKSVSLLRAGERNSWIEIVLTEGRNRQIRRMLAALDTACLRLVRVRFGSLELGDLGKGAVRALTEAEVEALRRDVGK, encoded by the coding sequence ATGAAGCGAGGCAATATCCGCAAGGCCCGGACCGAGGGTGGCAAGCGCGTGATGATCGCACGCGCGCTCTCCAAGCTTGGCTATTGCTCGCGCACCGAAGCCGAGGCGCTGGTTCGCGCCGGCCGGGTCTCGCTCGACGGCCGGACGGTGACCGACCCGACCGCCTGGCTCGACCTTGCGGCCGCGCGGCTTGCCGTCGACGGCAAGCCTGTTGCCGCAACCGATCGTGTTCACCTGATGCTGAACAAGCCGCGCGGGGTCGTCACCACGCGGCAGGACCCCGAAGGCCGGCCGACGGTGTTCGATTGCCTCGGCGGTTTTTCAGATGTTCACATCTCCCCTGTCGGTCGCCTCGATATGGCAAGCGAAGGGCTGCTGGTCTTCACCAATGACACCGAGTTCGCCCAGGCGCTGCTGGACCCCGAAACCCACGTGGCAAAGACCTACCACGTGCAGATCGACCGCATCGCCGACGATGCGCTGATCGGGGCACTGATCGCCGGCGTCGAGGATGAGGGCGAGTTCCTGTCGGCGAAATCCGTCAGTCTGCTGCGCGCCGGCGAGCGCAATTCCTGGATCGAAATCGTGCTCACCGAGGGCCGCAACCGCCAGATCCGCCGCATGCTGGCAGCACTCGACACGGCCTGCCTGCGGCTGGTGCGGGTGCGGTTCGGCTCACTCGAACTCGGCGACCTCGGCAAGGGTGCGGTCAGGGCGCTGACCGAAGCCGAAGTCGAAGCGCTCAGGCGGGATGTCGGGAAGTAA
- the prmB gene encoding 50S ribosomal protein L3 N(5)-glutamine methyltransferase has protein sequence MPIDDDVTRELVTLRDYWRYAISRFNAADLAYGHGTSTAGDDAAFLLLDSLELPIDVLDPFLDARLLPAERRLLAERIEDRVTTRRPSSYITGRAYIQGVRFFVDERVIVPRSHIGELLFSEYLEQEGSSFLPDPMSVETAADICTGSGCLAILAAKFLPNATVDAVDLSEDALEVARRNVTEHEVEEQVNLIAGDLFAPLAGRRYDLIITNPPYVDHDAMDGYPAEYQAEPAMAHDGGVDGLDLVRTILRTASDHLNPGGGLLCEIGSGREILEEEFPALDFVWIETENSQDAVFWISAEDLAAA, from the coding sequence ATGCCGATTGATGATGATGTGACCCGCGAACTGGTGACGCTGCGCGACTACTGGCGCTACGCGATCTCGCGCTTCAATGCCGCCGATCTTGCCTATGGCCACGGCACCTCGACGGCGGGCGACGATGCCGCCTTCCTGCTGCTCGATTCGCTGGAGCTTCCGATCGATGTGCTCGACCCGTTTCTGGATGCCAGACTCCTGCCCGCCGAGCGGCGGCTATTGGCTGAACGCATCGAGGACCGCGTGACGACGCGCAGGCCCTCGTCCTACATCACCGGCCGCGCCTATATCCAGGGCGTGCGCTTCTTCGTCGACGAGCGGGTGATCGTGCCGCGCTCGCATATCGGGGAGCTCCTGTTTTCGGAATATCTGGAGCAGGAAGGCTCGTCCTTCCTGCCGGATCCGATGAGTGTCGAGACGGCTGCCGATATCTGCACCGGCTCCGGCTGTCTGGCCATCCTTGCCGCGAAGTTCCTGCCGAACGCCACCGTCGACGCCGTCGATCTGTCCGAGGACGCGCTCGAGGTTGCCAGGCGCAATGTCACCGAGCACGAGGTGGAGGAGCAGGTCAACCTGATTGCGGGCGATCTGTTCGCGCCGCTTGCAGGTCGGCGCTACGATCTGATCATCACCAATCCCCCCTATGTCGACCACGATGCCATGGACGGCTATCCCGCCGAATACCAGGCCGAGCCGGCGATGGCGCATGACGGCGGTGTCGACGGGCTCGATCTGGTCCGGACCATCCTCAGGACGGCGTCTGATCATCTCAATCCCGGCGGCGGGCTGCTCTGCGAGATCGGCTCCGGCCGCGAAATCCTCGAAGAGGAGTTTCCGGCCCTCGACTTCGTCTGGATCGAGACCGAGAACTCGCAGGATGCCGTGTTCTGGATTTCCGCCGAGGACCTTGCCGCGGCCTGA
- a CDS encoding acyl-CoA thioesterase produces the protein MDRAHDPSQLEMVVLMSPDMANFSGKVHGGALLNLLDRVAFSCASRYSQDYVVTLSVDQVTFREPIDVGELVTFRASVNYTGRTSMEVGIRVEAENVRTGQRRHTNSCYFTMVAVDENGKPTPVPKLDISSPDKARRFKEAQMRHTLRREYEARFKELKADGGN, from the coding sequence ATGGACCGTGCCCACGACCCGAGCCAGCTCGAGATGGTTGTTCTCATGTCGCCTGATATGGCGAACTTTTCAGGAAAGGTGCACGGCGGTGCGCTTCTGAACCTGCTGGACCGCGTCGCCTTTTCCTGCGCATCGCGCTATTCGCAGGATTACGTCGTGACGCTCTCGGTCGATCAGGTCACATTCCGCGAACCGATCGATGTCGGCGAGCTCGTCACCTTCCGCGCTTCGGTGAACTATACCGGTCGCACTTCGATGGAAGTCGGTATCCGGGTCGAGGCTGAAAATGTCCGCACCGGCCAGCGCCGCCACACCAATTCCTGCTATTTCACCATGGTCGCCGTCGACGAGAACGGCAAGCCGACCCCGGTCCCGAAGCTCGACATTTCCTCACCCGATAAGGCGCGCCGCTTCAAGGAGGCCCAGATGCGCCACACGCTGCGGCGTGAATATGAGGCCCGGTTCAAGGAGTTGAAGGCTGACGGCGGGAACTGA
- the lepA gene encoding translation elongation factor 4, with amino-acid sequence MSTNDDRVPLDHIRNFSIVAHIDHGKSTLADRLIQACGGLAEREMSAQVLDNMDIERERGITIKAQTVRLHYKANNGETYVLNLIDTPGHVDFAYEVSRSLSACEGSLLVVDASQGVEAQTLANVYQAIDNDHELVTVLNKIDLPAAEPERVKEQIEDVIGIDASDAVMISAKTGLGIPDVLEAIVKRLPPPKTEKGAEAPLKALLVDSWYDTYLGVMVLVRVIDGVLKKGQTIRMMGTDAKYPVDRVGVLTPKMLVVDELGPGEIGVITASIKEVADTRVGDTITEDKRPTEKMLPGFKPAQPVVFCGLFPVDANDFEDLRAAVGKLRLNDASFSFEMESSAALGFGFRCGFLGLLHLEIIQERLEREFDLDLIATAPSVVYELTMTDGSEIELHNPADMPEVVKIAEIREPWIKASILTPDEHLGSILKLCQDRRGIQTDLTYVGNRAMLSYDLPLNEVVFDFYDRLKSISKGYASFDYHLADYRAGNLVKMSILVNGEPVDALSMLVHRTAAEKRGRDMCEKLKELIPKHMFKIPIQAAIGGTVIARETISALRKDVTAKCYGGDATRKRKLLEKQKAGKKRMRQFGKVEIPQEAFIAALKMSDE; translated from the coding sequence ATGAGCACAAATGACGATCGCGTTCCACTCGACCATATCCGCAACTTTTCCATCGTGGCCCATATCGACCACGGCAAGTCGACGCTTGCCGACCGGCTGATCCAGGCCTGCGGCGGCCTTGCCGAGCGCGAAATGTCGGCGCAGGTCCTTGACAACATGGATATCGAGCGCGAGCGCGGCATCACCATCAAGGCCCAGACCGTGCGTCTGCACTACAAGGCCAACAATGGCGAAACATATGTGCTGAACCTGATCGACACTCCCGGCCATGTCGACTTTGCCTACGAGGTCTCGCGCTCGCTGTCGGCCTGCGAAGGCTCGCTGCTCGTCGTCGACGCATCGCAGGGCGTCGAGGCGCAGACACTCGCCAACGTCTATCAGGCGATCGACAACGATCATGAACTGGTGACCGTTCTCAACAAGATCGACCTGCCCGCCGCCGAACCTGAGCGGGTGAAGGAGCAGATCGAGGACGTGATCGGCATCGATGCCTCAGACGCCGTGATGATTTCGGCCAAGACCGGCCTCGGCATCCCCGACGTGCTGGAAGCGATCGTCAAGCGCCTGCCGCCGCCGAAGACGGAAAAGGGCGCGGAGGCTCCGCTGAAGGCGCTTCTGGTCGATAGCTGGTACGACACCTATCTCGGCGTCATGGTTCTCGTGCGCGTCATCGACGGCGTGCTGAAGAAAGGCCAGACCATCCGCATGATGGGTACCGACGCCAAGTATCCGGTCGACCGCGTCGGCGTTCTGACCCCGAAGATGCTGGTCGTCGATGAGCTCGGTCCGGGCGAGATCGGCGTCATCACCGCCTCCATCAAGGAAGTGGCCGATACCCGCGTCGGCGATACCATCACCGAGGACAAGCGCCCGACCGAGAAGATGCTGCCGGGCTTCAAGCCGGCGCAGCCTGTGGTGTTCTGCGGCCTGTTCCCGGTCGATGCCAACGACTTCGAGGATCTGCGCGCCGCCGTCGGCAAGCTGCGCCTAAACGATGCTTCTTTCTCCTTCGAGATGGAAAGCTCGGCCGCCCTCGGCTTCGGTTTCCGCTGCGGCTTCCTTGGCCTCTTGCACCTCGAAATCATCCAGGAGCGTCTGGAGCGCGAATTCGATCTCGATCTGATCGCGACCGCGCCGTCGGTGGTCTATGAACTGACCATGACGGACGGCAGCGAGATCGAGCTGCACAATCCCGCAGATATGCCCGAGGTCGTCAAGATCGCCGAAATCCGCGAACCGTGGATCAAGGCCTCGATCCTGACGCCGGACGAGCATCTCGGATCGATCTTGAAACTCTGCCAGGACCGCCGCGGCATCCAGACCGACCTCACCTATGTCGGCAACCGGGCGATGCTCTCCTACGACCTGCCGCTGAACGAAGTCGTGTTCGATTTCTATGACCGGCTGAAGTCGATCTCCAAGGGCTACGCCTCGTTCGACTATCACCTCGCCGACTATCGCGCCGGCAATCTGGTGAAGATGTCGATCCTCGTGAACGGCGAGCCTGTCGATGCGCTCTCCATGCTCGTCCACCGCACCGCCGCCGAGAAGCGCGGCCGCGACATGTGCGAGAAGCTGAAGGAATTGATCCCGAAGCACATGTTCAAGATCCCGATCCAGGCCGCCATCGGCGGCACCGTGATCGCGCGCGAGACGATCTCGGCGCTCAGGAAGGATGTGACCGCGAAATGCTACGGCGGCGACGCCACCCGCAAGCGCAAGCTTCTGGAAAAGCAGAAGGCCGGCAAGAAGCGCATGCGCCAGTTCGGCAAGGTCGAAATCCCGCAGGAAGCCTTCATCGCCGCGCTGAAGATGAGCGACGAGTAG